One Methylobacterium sp. 77 DNA window includes the following coding sequences:
- a CDS encoding Crp/Fnr family transcriptional regulator translates to MAEPYDLVGLLAVNPFFAGLGDETLRDIALLCVTRSLSAGQTLFFKGDAGDALYAVRRGQVRISNETEDGRRTTLNMLGPGDVFGEVALLDGRPRTASAIAIEPTTLFVILRRDLLALIERRPSVAVQFIELLCDRIRWMSQRTEEAAFLPLEQRLLRRLIALGQDFGDEIVVSQEELALFVGATRESVNRQLQTWKRSGLLRLGRGRIQLLDPQHMARLASAKG, encoded by the coding sequence ATGGCCGAACCATACGATCTTGTCGGGCTTCTTGCGGTGAACCCATTCTTTGCCGGCCTCGGAGACGAGACCCTGCGGGACATCGCCCTTCTCTGCGTCACGCGATCCCTCTCGGCTGGCCAGACGCTCTTCTTCAAGGGCGATGCCGGGGACGCGCTCTATGCAGTACGGCGCGGGCAGGTTCGGATCAGCAACGAGACCGAAGATGGACGCAGGACCACGTTGAACATGCTTGGCCCGGGCGACGTCTTCGGCGAGGTTGCCCTGCTCGATGGGCGGCCCCGGACGGCAAGCGCCATCGCCATCGAACCGACGACGCTTTTCGTCATTCTGCGCCGCGATCTCCTCGCCTTGATCGAGCGCCGTCCCTCCGTGGCGGTGCAGTTCATCGAACTTCTCTGCGACCGCATCCGCTGGATGAGTCAGCGCACGGAGGAAGCGGCTTTTCTGCCCCTCGAACAACGCCTTCTCCGCCGGCTCATCGCCCTCGGCCAGGATTTCGGTGACGAGATCGTCGTGTCCCAGGAAGAACTGGCCTTGTTCGTGGGCGCCACGCGCGAAAGCGTGAACCGGCAGTTGCAGACCTGGAAGCGAAGCGGTCTGCTTCGTCTCGGGCGCGGTAGAATCCAGCTGCTCGATCCCCAGCATATGGCTCGACTGGCGTCGGCAAAGGGCTGA